The genomic window TCCCGCAGGTGACAAGGTGACGCAGCGCCTGGCGCCCATGGGTGATGCGCGTGGCACTGCGGGCGGTGGGGTGACGCCGTGCCATGGGTGACACTGATACCGTGATGGGGTGCCACGAGCGATGGGGTGACTGGGTGACACTGTGACACCATGACCGGGTGACACGGTGACAGGGTGCCACAGGTGATGGGGTGCCACGGGTGAGAGGGTGACGCGGCGACATTATGACCTGGTGACCGGGTGACACTGTGACACCGTGCCGCAGGTGATGGTGCCACGGCTCAGTGGCTGCCCGGACCCTCGGCCGTGCTCTGACGGGAGCAGCTGCGGAACGTTCCCTACGGGAAAGTACGTTCTGCCCCACGGTCACCCCACGGCTGTCCCATAGCCACCCCATGGCCGCCCCACAGCTGCCCCGTGGCACAGCCGTGCCGCTCCCATACAGACCGGccagccccacggccgcccccGCTGCCCTCCAACCTGCCCCACTGCTTCCCTACAGCCACCCCCCGTggctgccccacagctgccccacagccctccaACGTGCCCCAGCAGCCCCGTGCCACCCCCACACCTACCACCACCACCCTCTAACCTGCCCCACTGGCCATGGCTGCCCCATAGCTGCCCTATAGCAGCCCCACTACTGCCCCACATCACGCCCGTATGGTTCAACCAGCCTCACCGCCGCCCCCAGCCCTCGAGCCTGGCCCCCCCCAACCACAGCTGCCCTATAACTGCCCCACACAGCTCAACCAGCCCCACAGCTGGCCTGTAGCTGCCCCACAGCACCAGctcccccatcccctgccccacttaCACCCCACAGCGACccacatggggggggggggggcagttagGGGGCCCGaacacctgggtcccccccatACCtggatgggggaggggggggtgggctCCTTCCACCCCACAGCTTCCGCCCCACGGCCTAACGGCCGCCGCAACCCGGACACCGGGGTTCCCGCCGTGGGGCGCGTCTgggcccctcccctccccccccgcgtgggacccaggcgtccggccCCCCCCCGAATGAGtcagcgcggggggggggacggggggggggggaggaagcgcCGGAGCCGCCGTCGCTGCCCTTATAAGGCCTCGACGGCGCCGGAGCCGCTTCCGCCCCGCCCGGACGCCCGGGTCCCTGCCCCACATCTCCAGCCCCACATCCCCCCTTTCTGCCCCACAACGTGCCCGGAGACCGGGGGCTCTGCCCCATGTCGTCACCCGGGTGCTGGGGGCTCTGCCCCACATCGTGGCCTGCCCCCACATCACCCCTCACCCCACCAGGACAGCTGGGTCCCCTGCCCCAcatcacacacatgcacacccccccccccccccctccccaaacgcCTGGGTCCCTGCCCCACATCCTTCCGTGACCCACCCCAACATCTTGGTtccctgccccacatctccccacaTCCTGCCTACGTGCCTGGGTCCCTGCCCCACATCACCCCCTGTGCCCCACAACCCACCCAGACACGCACATCCCTGCCCCACgtttcccccacacacacacaccccccatctCACACCTGGGTTCCCAGCCAGGGcgtgtctgcgtgtcctgccctgtgcccacagtgagacccccccccccgcaggtcTGCCCCAGCCCCCCAGGTTCCCCTCTGCCCGCCTTTTAggtcccccccccttctttccacCCCCGTAGCGTACCACAGCGCAGCGGACCCCCGGCTGACCCACACTGCcacagctgcagcctgtggggatgcctcccccccccccccgactgaACGTGCCCCCCAATAAAGGCCCTGCCCCCCAAGTTCGGCtcctgtggggtttggggggggggggggatgacgtGGCTTCGCTCCTGCCCCATAGCGGACTCTGACCCCCGGGGTGTGGCGCAGCACCCTTGGACCCGGGTGACCGGGACGCTCCCCccacccacaaacacacacagcgGGTGGAGCCCGGCCCCACGCGTCTGCGGCCCGGCCCCCACGGCCCGGCCCCACGCATTCACAGCCATATCCCCACGAGGCGTCTTTTATTGCTGCCGGcagcggggtgcgggggggggggtggtgggggcaagggggctgggggaggagggggtccTGGAAATCCTGCTGGTCCCTGGGGGGTCCCGGTGGTCCCTGGAGGGTCCCGGtggtcccgggggggggtcccgggggggtcccctcAGTACTGGGAGCGCCGCAGGTGATTGGCCATCTCGTAGCATTTCTTGTTGACGCAGCCGCCGTGGACGCCCTCCTTCCCCATCACCAGCACTATCgctgcggggggggagggggggtcagcggggggtgacccccccccccttacacACCGGGAGAGGGGGGGAGGGTCAGcacccgggggtggggggggtggcgtTCCCTGTCCCCaagacggggaggggggggagatggggggcactttggggggggggaggggtggcaGGAAGTGGGTCAGGGGTGATGGGGTGTGACCCgagggtgatggggggggggcagtgctggggatgggggctgggatacggggggctgagggggggttgggtgtgccggggggggggcttgCGGGGGGGGAGAGCGGTGCCAGAGGGGGGCTGTGCAGGGTGCCGGGGGGGGTGCGGCGTGCGGTGCCGGGGGGGTGCCGAGGAGGGATGTGGGGTgccgggggggtgccgggggggcgCTCACTCTTGTTGGTGATGGTGGCGGTGATGTTGAAGGTGGGGGCCCCGGCGGCGCTCTTGGTGCGCAGGTCCATGCTGTGCTCGCCCTCCACCAGCAGCGAGTCGCGGATGACGGAGCAGCGCAGCCCCCCCAGCGTCAGGCCGTTCACCAGCAGCGGCCCCCGCTCCTTCCCCACCAGCGCGCTCACCTCCGCCGCCTGGGGGGGGCGAGGGAGGTCAGGGGGCCGCcgccgcaccccccccccccaccccccccccccccccccccagcccgcgaccccccgcgggggacccaggcgtccccGGGACCCCGGTGCTCGGGCTGACGCCCCCCAGGAGGGACCCCGGTGTTCGGGACCCCCCGTGTTCGAAGGACCCGGGCATCCGGGgcgtgacccccccccccccccgtaaggCACCCAGGTGTGCAGGCTGCGACCTCCCCCCCACTAAGGGACCCAGGcgtttggggaccccccccaccccccaaaaggCGCCCAGACAATCGGGGtgtgactccccccccccccataacgGCCATTCGGGagaccttcccccccccaacttcccgcccccccccatttCCGCGGGGGGACCCACACAtccggggacggggggggaggggagggggtgcgCCGCGCCGCCCCTCCCCCACAGGAAGCCCCGGCCGCCCCTCCCCACGGGGAAGTGGCCACATTCCgcgcatttttttttaaaggcccccccccctttttttttcttttcaggagaCCCCATTAAATGGGAGGGGGGGGTCGTGGAACCACGTGGGGCAGCGAGCTTGGAACTCCTGGGTCCCCTCCCCGAAATTcagcgggggggggaaggggggcaacGGGGGGGCCAGCCGGGCGCCTgagttgtcccccccccccgaacccctggggcccccccccccccaaaaatttaTTGGGGGGGAGCAGCCAGATGCCTCAGCCCCCCCGCCTTGTCCTGGGCGTCCCCCCCGCCTGAGTCCCCCCAAAATccatggggggggcggggaagggggggttccggaccccggggtgccccccccgACCCTGAGTGCCCCCCCCGGCTCTCTCaagtgggggggggaggggggggccgggccaCGCTGGCAGCCTCCgcgtttttctgccttttttgtcCCTCCTCGGTGCccgtcgcggggggggggggggggcggcaggggggtgggggggtcgggtcaggccccgccccctccccctcccctccgaGAGAAACGGGCGGGAAacgccttcccttccctttcccccccttccccttccccttcccctcccctcccctctgtcCCTGTCGCGATTCCGCCCTTCCTACCGTGATATTAGCGAAGGTCTTGCCGGGGGCGGCCGCCCAGACGGCGGGGGTATCGCGATAGCCGACGATAGCGGCGTCTTGGCAGGTCCCGTCCGCCAGCAGCGTCTCCACGTACGGCGCCCACCCGCTCATGGCGGCGgcgggaaagggagggagggggcggagcCTCGGCCAGGGAGGGGGGGTGGGCGGGGCCTCGCGCCGCGGCAGGAGGGGGCGGGGCCTCTGCTGGAAGGGCTCTTGCGCCTGCGCGGTGCGGCCGGCAGCCCAGCGGCGGGACGGGCCCGGCGGCCGCGCGGCGCGGCGGCTTTCataggggacgggggggggcgtggtccgggaaggggcggggccgcgccggggaagggggcggggctTGACTGGGGCGACGCCCACCGGCGGACGGCGCGGGGGGCCGTCGCCTACAGCAATGGGGGGGTGACCCCCCCCTCGTTAtcgtgacaccccccccccgttATCGCGACTCCCCCGGTAGTGCGACCCCTCCCCCGTTAtcgtgacaccccccccccccgccaagtgcggctgtgccccctcccctccccccccccccgtgcaatGGGACCCACGTGCACCCCCAGATTGGGGGAGGGGGGTTCAGAGTGGGTCTGGGGGGGTCACCGGGACCGGGTGCAAGGGAGGACATCCCTCCCCCCCCGGCCGTGCAAtgcaccccccctccccgtgcaAAGTCCTCGTGCAAGGAGCCCCCCCCGCGCAACGAGCCCCTTGTGCAATGCGACCCCCCCTCGTGCAATCACCCCCCCCCGTGTCGCGCGCTCtcccgcgccggcggggcgggactttccgggggggggagggggggagggggaggggcgGCGGTTTCACTTCCTGCCCCGCGGGGGGGGAGGGGCCCCGCGGGTcgttcttgggggggggggggcggggaaggaCCCGGTAGTTTtggggggacggacggacacccaggagttggggaggggggaacccaggctggggggggctgggggggcacccaggagcTCTGGGGGGGCCCCGGCGTccgggccccgcccccccccccccggtgagAACTTCCCCGGGAAGTGGTCAGAGCCgctgcccctcccccccccggccccacggggccacaggacccatcccccccccggccccgaccgaccctgcagggacacagccccccccatcccctgtgGGCTCCAtggggtgacaccccccccccccaaaaagggacccaggtgtctgggtgACACCCCCGTCCCCCAAAaaaggggacccaggtgtccgggtgACACCCCCATCCCCAAAAAAAGGGACCCAGGCatcggggggggggcggggggggcctcGTGTTACCGTGTCCTTTCCTCGAGACCTTTGGGGGGGCTAAAAATAGCCTCGGGG from Harpia harpyja isolate bHarHar1 unplaced genomic scaffold, bHarHar1 primary haplotype scaffold_328, whole genome shotgun sequence includes these protein-coding regions:
- the PFN1 gene encoding profilin-1, with product MSGWAPYVETLLADGTCQDAAIVGYRDTPAVWAAAPGKTFANITAAEVSALVGKERGPLLVNGLTLGGLRCSVIRDSLLVEGEHSMDLRTKSAAGAPTFNITATITNKTIVLVMGKEGVHGGCVNKKCYEMANHLRRSQY